The following proteins come from a genomic window of Anopheles ziemanni chromosome 3, idAnoZiCoDA_A2_x.2, whole genome shotgun sequence:
- the LOC131286650 gene encoding torso-like protein, with amino-acid sequence MTKATTPDCHRQQQQQQQHATTRSLPLVPALVAVALVLCILPGGCIGQRESQLRLGKAVNVFLRYGYLSISMKVISYNDSERWLFKEPTNNIFKGLDLLKTEEYEVKPGIFNGDFHMEFCDNRRQLFQAYFRDFQIERLDSPWRAYTEGWHPEVAAKKLGIQSKYLERDDYCYVLVRVSRFRDSARFAKPIPPNQTLEPDVGRKVQSVVIGDTTSAVQFMNRYGTHYINAYVTGNSLYQVFVFNKRNYAHVKEKLKTRGVLALSKVDLYEHFAPWYVEHMGKIRCASGNATVEAWAARKLRLSYYVFTYSSLLKLHGDGALLRILSELLQNEAILQLDLRSLSVIFKDPAKRAWYEEILDNYLKLWEVNM; translated from the exons ATGACGAAAGCTACGACACCCGACTGCCatcgtcagcagcagcagcagcagcagcatgcaaCAACACGAAGCCTTCCGCTGGTACCAGCGCTGGTCGCCGTGGCCCTGGTGCTGTGCATTCTGCCCGGCGGATGCATCGGCCAGCGGGAGTCACAGCTGCGGCTCGGCAAGGCGGTAAACGTTTTCCTGCGCTACGGCTATCTCTCGATATCGATGAAGGTCATCTCGTACAACGACAGCGAGCGATGGCTGTTCAAGGAGCCGACGAACAACATCTTCAAG GGATTGGATCTGCTCAAGACGGAAGAGTACGAGGTAAAGCCGGGCATTTTCAACGGGGACTTCCACATGGAGTTCTGCGACAACCGGCGCCAGCTGTTCCAGGCGTACTTCCGTGACTTCCAGATCGAGCGGCTCGACAGCCCGTGGCGTGCGTACACCGAGGGCTGGCACCCGGAGGTGGCCGCCAAGAAGCTAGGCATCCAAAGCAAGTACCTCGAGCGGGACGACTACTGCTACGTGTTGGTACGGGTGTCCCGCTTCCGGGACAGTGCCCGGTTCGCGAAACCGATCCCCCCGAACCAGACGCTCGAGCCGGACGTGGGTCGCAAGGTGCAGAGTGTCGTCATCGGTGATACGACGTCCGCGGTCCAGTTCATGAATCGGTACGGGACGCACTATATCAACGCGTACGTGACGGGCAACTCGCTCTATCAGGTGTTCGTGTTCAACAAGCGCAACTATGCGCACGTGAAGGAGAAGCTGAAAACACGCGGCGTCCTAGCGCTATCGAAGGTGGATCTGTACGAGCACTTCGCGCCGTGGTACGTGGAGCACATGGGCAAGATACGGTGCGCCAGCGGGAACGCGACCGTCGAGGCGTGGGCCGCCCGGAAGCTGCGGCTGTCGTATTACGTGTTCACCTACAGCAGCCTGCTGAAGCTGCACGGTGACGGCGCCTTGCTGCGGATACTCAGCGAGCTGCTGCAGAACGAGGCGATCCTGCAGCTGGATCTGCGCTCGCTCAGCGTCATCTTCAAGGATCCGGCCAAGCGCGCCTGGTACGAGGAGATCCTGGACAACTACTTGAAACTCTGGGAAGTCAACATGTAG
- the LOC131284722 gene encoding putative fatty acyl-CoA reductase CG5065, whose product MDEDLAMTKLPDPQAGSIAEAYAGRAIFITGATGFMGKIMVEKLLRDCGDIRCIYLLIRSKKGVDPAQRKDEYVKNLVFEQVREKYSDRLEKIRLIRGDILSQGLGLSEADHRELVENVEMVFHCAANVRFDQHIRQAVDINLNGTIRVLALAEKMHKLVSFVHVSTAYCQCNEAVLEEKHYTAPQNPEGISKMVGLLDDDILDLITPRLLNNLPNTYAYTKALTEDLVYQSRGKIPLAIARPSIVTAAMREPLPGWGEGTNGPTGLLIGAGRGVIRSMHCNPEYLADFMPVDMTMNAIIAIGAERMRNPRKDDVMYYNLTSSADNPISWGEVLETGRQVLNENPFCFALWYPDGSIKSNYFYHLLCVIFFHFLPAYLIDFLLFLLRRKPFLVKVQKKISSGLTILQYYTTKEWIFKCNNTKNLYKRLSEADRKSFYFDVTEINYKTYLYDFILGARQYILKEAPETLPQARKLLRKLYIMDKIVQVGIYVLGLWLAWTYFEVVTGSIQYVFDNAIAGLRGNSYPSTGAVRQGL is encoded by the exons ATGGATGAGGATCTCGCGATGACGAAGTTGCCGGACCCACAAGCGGGCAGCATCGCCGAGGCGTATGCCGGCCGGGCAATTTTTATCACCGGCGCAACCGGTTTCATGGGCAAGATTATGGTGGAAAAGCTGCTGCGTGACTGCGGGGACATTCGATGCATATATTTGCTGATCCGCTCCAAGAAGGGCGTAGATCCGGCTCAGCGCAAGGATGAGTACGTGAAGAATCTGGTGTTTGAGCAAGTGCGCGAGAAGTACAGCGATCGGTTGGAAAAGATCCGGCTCATTCGGGGCGACATACTGAGCCAAGGGCTTGGCCTGAGCGAGGCGGACCATCGGGAGCTGGTGGAGAACGTCGAGATGGTATTCCACTGTGCCGCAAATGTGCGCTTTGACCAACATATTCGACAGGCGGTCGACATAAACCTGAACGGTACGATACGAGTATTAGCACTCGCAGAAAAGATGCACAAGCTGGTGTCCTTCGTACATGTATCTACGGCTTACTGCCAGTGCAATGAGGCGGTGCTGGAGGAGAAACACTACACTGCCCCACAGAATCCGGAAGGAATATCGAAGATGGTTGGGCTGCTGGATGACGACATTCTGGATCTCATAACACCTAG ACTGCTGAATAATCTTCCCAATACGTATGCCTACACGAAGGCTCTTACCGAAGATCTGGTCTATCAGTCTCGTGGTAAGATACCGCTCGCCATCGCAAGACCATCGATCGTAACGGCCGCCATGAGGGAACCGCTACCGGGCTGGGGAGAAGGTACCAATGGGCCGACGGGGCTTCTGATTGGGGCCGGTCGAGGCGTCATTCGCAGCATGCACTGTAATCCCGAGTACTTGGCTGATTTCATGCCTGTCGACATGACGATGAACGCAATCATCGCAATCGGGGCCGAACGGATGCGCAATCCGCGTAAGGATGACGTGATGTACTACAATCTCACGTCGTCGGCGGACAATCCAATCAGCTGGGGTGAGGTGCTGGAAACTGGCCGCCAAGTGTTGAATGAGAATCCATTCTGCTTTGCTCTGTGGTATCCGGATGGGTCGATCAAATCGAACTACTTCTACCATCTACTCTGTGTCATCTTTTTTCACTTCTTGCCTGCCTACTTGATCGACTTCCTGCTCTTTCTCCTGCGTCGTAAGCCTTT ctTGGTAAAGGTTCAGAAGAAGATATCATCCGGATTGACGATACTCCAGTACTATACGACCAAGGAGTGGATTTTTAAGTGCAACAACACCAAAAACTTGTACAAGCGGCTTTCCGAGGCCGATCGCAAAAGCTTTTATTTTGATGTCACCGAAATCAACTACAAAACCTATTTGTACGATTTCATTCTCGGAGCCCGCCAGTATATCCTGAAGGAAGCACCCGAAACGTTACCGCAAGCCCGAAAGCTGCTACGAAA acTTTACATAATGGACAAAATTGTCCAGGTCGGAATATACGTCCTTGGGCTTTGGTTAGCTTGGACCTACTTCGAAGTGGTAACCGGTTCGATTCAGTATGTGTTCGACAACGCTATCGCAGGACTTCGAGGTAACAGCTACCCGTCGACTGGTGCAGTGAGGCAAGGTCTCTGA
- the LOC131284724 gene encoding mucin-2 — MSSQIPPLVCHTPPPIDFDDADDDADDYGPEDIPDDDGIDVDDNSRADCLEDDFGDFATVPPMMTPKLIPGEPVIEKETEEVTSIPGLAETKGTFVPRVGNDSPPSLILPTANVDFDEDDEEAVSGTVDEEDYDFQPFGCPSQPPEPPPPEDSVSLPSLHFDADTSKSEDDDHVPTHPNPSSATGSGIETEVDLPAVAVPTTAERTTPVIQEGGRFDDNTENDFTDFTTASNERSSVVLEIPTANDVSFELDDYAQLESTPSADSNFVSQQSRTDFATFDADFSKFDSFQASFPATVDDPVVVKTPLEEAKSMPNVEQQASGKNQSSEQGLPEDDFDDFQEFATFSEQPVASKSANISLAPPTTSFQVESTKDACSEVAVKSEMFNSAHAKPINDPPADEDDDDFGEFSDFKQSAFSNPPIASVPSFSLENVHSLLETMFPSINPEPFSSDTGQLSAVGHSIPHNSLHSQLQDFDNTSALTYQYSKSTSSKALVTALGIDSRNIMYGPKWNSSMPRFAANLSFNPLEPLKPDAMASKDSGSAANEKHANASTIASKVVGPMVAGLDPLQPTIAPSSSSVPAVQFDWNSSGLVNPLEASHAHTLLLDLEQLEVMASLNDKINVDSSSYPPALRSTSYVANTVQLPQCSPTTPAATTSTTITTPLLLSPTLPRTSPPSPPPPLPPQPQQPPIQPSTAPTTLLLASTNHTQTYRPNQQHGTGGNNVRQSQTKIDANCSITAGTDVNPLRAPLDCTIALLSFADDRDLLISTSTTTPTTPIEFEFTPTDNIITHTSTPLLMPPPVGMMVIGNTCPLLSGTDRITDRQLVGGFELMAPGAMHHRPEPTTTTSASVRAQSFDDYLDLSVQEMLQKATTGQPADGPKGEILDPEIPEDTGATAADDIAVMAAVPASAVPPPSSHLEDDDDVRSLDFTANVATAAAAIATAGSSNVQHATTLPHANQEPGPVQHYPSPPPQQQPMSISTSPNNVPLVRTIKLQETHIFTPSRGGTPVSRDITDRDIVVREYHDVEYSLDKPSATTAAGIRKEPDFDEFNDFQSVPVNVPPSAIPGPMAASYARPVIGHSPTEELEDRSVTAPNGGKRNGAEDPIASEDDDFTEFQAATIPPPAPIPTGSASQPVNKSVSNVQQHNRSNTSSPVMLLSPAILLPQQASTPASGKDAQHSRSGPQSMSQINWPEPGIDPDELARFEAAFAKPASSKAPATRAVPAAGVPKADSNQSVATSSKPISSTEEDEWTDFISSKPMQTSVPPKASATTNQQKAPDTSSATPSSSVAQEEWTDFISSTPTTAGFTSHNRLSSSQNNFNYSRPPAGGAGGVKAAFNSWNQPQLPPPQFSSWNSNSLYYNPMSSLAAATGQQQSLPYHQQYAGLPPQQQFYGRPDNNNAGGASRVPTHPAHHHHHAYHQHHQAGIGGLPQQPQMHLLPELSFITPNAAAGPTGTAGAKPATHSFLSNVISSNSFTKK; from the exons ATGTCTAGTCAGATTCCACCACTGGTTTGTCATACACCTCCCCCGATTGATTTCGACGACGCAGATGACGATGCCGATGATTACGGACCGGAGGACATTCCAGATGATGACGGAATTGATGTCGATGACAACAGTCGGGCGGATTGTTTGGAGGATGATTTTGGAGACTTCGCAACGGTACCACCAATGATGACCCCGAAACTGATTCCTGGCGAACCTGTGATAGAGAAGGAAACGGAAGAAGTCACAAGTATCCCGGGATTAGCAGAAACTAAAGGCACATTTGTGCCACGAGTTGGAAATGATAGCCCTCCTTCGTTGATATTACCGACAGCGAACGTTGATTTCGATGAAGATGACGAAGAAGCGGTAAGCGGGACGGTAGACGAGGAGGATTACGATTTTCAACCCTTCGGTTGCCCATCACAACCGCctgaaccaccaccaccggaggACAGTGTCAGCCTACCATCGTTGCACTTCGATGCAGACACGTCGAAGTCAGAAGATGACGATCACGTCCCTACCCACCCGAACCCGAGCTCAGCTACCGGGTCGGGGATTGAGACGGAGGTTGATCTACCAGCGGTGGCCGTCCCGACGACAGCCGAGCGAACTACACCCGTAATTCAGGAGGGTGGTCGATTTGACGATAACACGGAAAACGACTTTACCGATTTTACCACCGCCTCAAACGAACGATCCTCCGTCGTGCTGGAAATACCAACGGCAAACGATGTCTCGTTCGAGCTGGATGACTACGCTCAACTGGAATCGACACCGTCGGCGGACAGCAACTTTGTCTCGCAGCAAAGCCGTACCGATTTTGCGACATTCGATGCTGATTTTAGTAAATTTGACTCATTCCAAGCATCTTTTCCGGCGACAGTCGATGATCCGGTTGTGGTAAAAACTCCACTAGAAGAAGCCAAGTCGATGCCGAATGTCGAACAGCAAGCGTCAGGAAAGAATCAATCCTCCGAGCAAGGCTTGCCAGAAGATGACTTTGACGATTTCCAAGAGTTTGCCACTTTCTCGGAACAACCTGTCGCGTCCAAGTCTGCAAACATATCGCTGGCACCACCGACGACATCATTCCAAGTAGAATCGACTAAGGACGCGTGTTCAGAAGTTGCTGTTAAAAGTGAAATGTTTAACTCTGCCCATGCAAAGCCCATTAACGATCCACCCGCGGATGAAGACGACGATGATTTCGGAGAGTTTAGCGATTTCAAGCAGTCGGCCTTTAGCAACCCGCCGATCGCTTCGGTACCTTCATTTTCACTGGAAAATGTACACAGTCTGCTCGAAACGATGTTTCCCAGCATCAATCCGGAACCGTTCAGTTCAGATACGGGTCAGCTATCGGCGGTGGGACATAGCATTCCTCACAACTCGCTACATTCCCAGCTGCAAGACTTTGACAATACAAGTGCGCTGACCTATCAGTACAGCAAGTCTACGAGCAGCAAGGCGCTCGTTACCGCACTTGGAATCGATTCGCGAAATATT ATGTACGGGCCTAAATGGAATAGCTCAATGCCACGATTTGCAGCAAACCTTAGCTTTAACCCTCTGGAACCGTTGAAACCGGATGCCATGGCGTCCAAAGATTCCGGTTCAGCCGCCAACGAGAAACATGCCAACGCGTCGACTATTGCGTCAAAGGTTGTGGGCCCGATGGTCGCTGGTCTCGATCCACTTCAACCGACAATTGCACCAAGCTCATCGTCGGTTCCGGCCGTGCAGTTCGATTGGAATAGCTCGGGGTTGGTGAATCCACTTGAAG CATCACATGCACACACTTTATTATTGGACCTAGAACAGCTAGAGGTGATGGCAAGTCTGAacgataaaataaatgttgatTCCTCCTCCTACCCCCCTGCACTCCGGTCCACGTCTTACGTTGCTAACACTGTGCAACTACCGCAATGTTCGCCAACAACTCCGGcggcaacaacatcaacaactaTAACAACACCTCTATTGTTATCACCAACCTTACCACGAacttcaccaccatcaccaccaccaccactaccaccacaaccacaacaaccacCTATACAACCGTCTACTGCACCAACAACCCTGTTGTTGGCATCAACAAACCATACGCAAACTTACCGCCCGAACCAACAACATGGCACCGGTGGTAATAATGTTCGACAATCGCAAACGAAAATCGACGCAAATTGCTCCATTACTGCTGGCACGGATGTTAACCCTCTTCGCGCACCGTTGGATTGTACTATCgctttgctttcctttgccgACGATCGCGATTTACTGatctccacctccaccacaaCGCCAACTACGCcgattgaatttgaatttacaCCGACGGATAACATAATTACACACACTTCGACGCCACTCCTCATGCCACCGCCGGTGGGCATGATGGTGATCGGCAACACTTGCCCATTGCTCTCCGGCACTGACCGGATCACCGATCGGCAACTGGTCGGCGGTTTCGAACTGATGGCACCCGGTGCAATGCACCACCGCCCGGAACCCACCACTACTACTTCCGCTTCCGTTCGTGCGCAATCGTTTGACGATTATTTGGATCTTA GTGTCCAAGAAATGCTCCAAAAAGCCACCACTGGTCAGCCCGCGGATGGGCCAAAGGGCGAAATTTTGGATCCGGAAATCCCAGAAGACACAGGCGCGACTGCTGCAGATGACATAGCAGTAATGGCTGCGGTGCCAGCGTCAGCGGTGCCGCCACCGTCGTCACACCTAGAGGATGACGATGACGTTCGTTCGTTAGATTTCACCGCCAACGTCGCCACCGCAGCAGCCGCCATCGCCACCGCTGGTAGTAGTAATGTTCAGCATGCTACCACCCTGCCACACGCGAATCAAGAGCCAGGGCCCGTTCAGCATTATCCCTCCCCACCACCACAGCAGCAACCTATGTCAATTTCCACTTCTCCCAACAACGTACCGCTGGTGCGTACCATCAAGCTGCAGGAAACACACATTTTTACGCCCAGCCGGGGCGGTACGCCGGTGTCGCGTGATATTACCGATCGTGATATTGTTGTGCGCGAGTATCATGATGTCGAGTACAGTCTGGACAAACCGTCAGCAACAACAGCTGCCGGAATCAGGAAGGAACCCGACTTTGATGAGTTCAACGACTTCCAATCGGTGCCCGTTAACGTACCGCCTTCAGCCATTCCCGGACCAATGGCAGCGTCTTACGCACGGCCGGTGATTGGACACTCCCCAACGGAGGAACTGGAGGACCGATCCGTCACTGCTCCCAACGGAGGGAAACGAAATGGTGCAGAAGATCCGATCGCTAGTGAGGATGACGATTTTACCGAATTTCAAGcggccaccataccaccacCAGCGCCCATACCCACTGGTAGCGCTTCGCAGCCAGTTAACAAGTCCGTTTCGAACGTGCAACAGCACAATCGTTCGAACACTAGCTCGCCGGTGATGCTGCTTAGTCCGGCGATACTGTTGCCACAGCAGGCTTCCACACCGGCGAGTGGCAAAGATGCGCAGCATTCACGCAGTGGCCCCCAGTCGATGTCCCAGATCAACTGGCCCGAGCCGGGAATCGATCCCGATGAGCTGGCCCGGTTTGAAGCAGCCTTTGCCAAACCTGCATCATCGAAAGCACCGGCAACGAGGGCCGTCCCAGCGGCGGGGGTTCCGAAAGCAGATAGCAACCAAAGCGTAGCAACGAGCTCGAAGCCAATTTCGTCGACTGAAGAGGACGAATGGACGGATTTCATCTCGTCCAAGCCGATGCAAACTTCCGTCCCTCCGAAAGCATCAGCTACTACGAATCAGCAGAAGGCACCAGACACATCGTCGGCAACCCCGTCGTCCAGTGTAGCGCAAGAGGAATGGACTGACTTCATTTCGAGTACGCCAACGACGGCCGGTTTTACATCACACAATCGTCTTTCGTCTagtcaaaacaacttcaacTATTCTCGACCACCCGCCGGAGGAGCCGGTGGAGTGAAGGCGGCGTTCAACAGCTGGAACCAACCGCAGCTACCGCCGCCCCAGTTCAGCTCCTGGAACAGTAACAGTCTGTATTATAATCCGATGTCTTCACTTGCTGCGGCAACAGGCCAGCAGCAATCTTTGCCGTACCACCAGCAGTACGCGGGGCTACCACCACAGCAACAGTTCTATGGCCGACCAGACAACAACAACGCTGGCGGTGCATCGCGAGTGCCAACGCATCCCgcacaccaccatcaccacgcGTACCACCAACATCACCAGGCGGGCATCGGTGGGCTACCACAGCAGCCACAGATGCATTTGCTACCGGAACTGTCCTTCATCACACCGAACGCAGCGGCGGGTCCAACGGGTACGGCCGGGGCCAAACCAGCCACACATTCCTTTCTCAGCAACGTGATATCGAGCAACAGTTTTACGAAGAAATGA
- the LOC131287112 gene encoding mitochondrial nicotinamide adenine dinucleotide transporter SLC25A51 → MAIVRAETAGVPPTVTAAANETTVPIFCWREFACGWGAAFVNITATYPIYKMIFRQMLHGVHLTQAFGQLRSEGMTFLYRGIFPPLAQKTISLSLMFGVYDSTRRPLVEYCHVNPYTAKTVAGMAAGTVEAVLMPFERVQTLLADAAYHEKYRNTHHAFKIIIMENGIKELYRGLVPILWRNGPSNAMFFILREEADSRLPKRATIISQRTQEFVAGACIGAFISSLFYPLNVLKVTMQCRVGGPYENMWAALQQVYNDRDRKLRNVYKGVSMNCTRAFFSWGIMNTAYEQLKKVFY, encoded by the exons ATGGCAATCGTACGGGCAGAAACGGCCGGAGTGCCTCCCACGGTGACGGCAGCAGCAAATGAAACCACCGTTCCGATATTCTGCTGGCGAGAATTTGCCTGTGGCTGGGGAGCAGCATTTGTGAATATAACGGCGACCTATCCGATCTACAAAATGATCTTCCGGCAGATGCTACATGGCGTACACTTGACGCAGGCCTTTGGCCAGCTACGCAGCGAAGGAATGACTTTCCTCTATCGAGGGATATTTCCCCCGCTAGCACAGAAAACCATTTCTCTGTCGCTAATGTTCGGCGTGTACGATAGCACCAGGCGGCCTTTGGTAGAATACTGTCACGTGAATCCTTACACCGCGAAAACAGTGGCTGGCATGGCTGCTGGAACAGTGGAAGCTGTACTGATGCCTTTCGAGAGGGTCCAAACGCTGCTAGCAGACGCCGCTTACCACGAAAAGTATCGCAACACCCACCACGCTTTTAA AATCATAATTATGGAAAATGGTATTAAAGAGTTGTACCGCGGATTAGTACCGATTCTGTGGCGCAACGGCCCATCGAATGCAATGTTTTTCATACTGAGAGAAGAAGCCGACAGTCGATTACCAAAAAGA GCAACCATTATTTCTCAACGTACTCAAGAGTTTGTCGCCGGAGCGTGCATTGGTGCATTTATTAGTTCCCTGTTCTACCCGCTAaacgtgcttaaagtaacAATGCAGTGTCGGGTGGGTGGACCTTATGAAAACATGTGGGCCGCTCTGCAGCAAGTGTACAATGACCGCGACCGGAAGCTACGAAACGTGTACAAAGGTGTCTCTATGAACTGTACTCGTGCGTTCTTTAGCTGGGGAATCATGAATACGGCCTACGAGCAGctgaaaaaagtgttttattgA